One window of Papaver somniferum cultivar HN1 chromosome 9, ASM357369v1, whole genome shotgun sequence genomic DNA carries:
- the LOC113311793 gene encoding transcriptional regulator SUPERMAN-like, with amino-acid sequence MEKSKFSWPPRPYTCSFCKREFRSCQALGGHMNVHRRDRARLNQSIPWVDMNQYQHDNFIIPNPNFHPSCSTNAFTNHHFPPAYPPTFAYFLTSSTTPPSIIACSSSTPPPSTDENIREKSSSTIFISSSSFSQSSSTKRSTTLPMMDMSLEVGDQHQLEDFMNENDNHHQYYGSNNNVKIHGENVRLDLEIGLCSEDDLDLELRLGLSA; translated from the coding sequence atGGAGAAAAGTAAGTTCTCATGGCCGCCAAGACCTTACACATGTAGTTTCTGTAAAAGGGAATTTAGATCTTGTCAAGCTCTTGGAGGTCATATGAATGTGCATAGGAGAGATCGAGCTAGGTTGAACCAATCAATTCCTTGGGTCGACATGAACCAATATCAGCACGATAACTTCattatccctaaccctaattttcacCCATCATGCTCAACTAATGCTTTCACTAATCACCACTTCCCACCAGCCTATCCTCCTACATTTGCTTATTTCTTGACTAGTAGTACTACTCCTCCATCTATCATTGCTTGTTCGTCgtcaacaccaccaccttctacTGATGAAAATATTAGGGAAAAATCATCATCAACTATATTTATTAGTTCATCTTCTTTCAGTCAGTCGTCGAGCACCAAACGCTCGACTACTTTGCCCATGATGGATATGTCGCTGGAAGTTGGCGACCAACATCAACTTGAGGATTTCATGAATGAGAATGACAATCACCACCAGTATTATGGCAGTAACAATAACGTGAAGATTCATGGTGAAAATGTTAGGCTAGATTTGGAGATTGGCTTGTGCTCCGAAGATGACTTAGATTTGGAGCTGAGGCTTGGGCTTTCTGCATAA